A window of Oncorhynchus kisutch isolate 150728-3 linkage group LG10, Okis_V2, whole genome shotgun sequence contains these coding sequences:
- the LOC109898594 gene encoding cdc42 effector protein 1-like yields the protein MSLGKLPGIKGLGSGSQGKRRFKSELSVDMISPPLPDFRHTMHVGRGGDVFGDTSFLSNHGGKGEPVSPDSPTSSTKTTRFFSRTLRHVRRSPVPRARIGSRDLSPPPPPVSPIIKNAISLPQLNIDMPNGYQRVLFPSSESSPDASLYSYGLQSGFVTLPRHSRLDKQLQDGTGLFAQDFRCGSLPDNGFALTRSDSFTSFTVDLGPSLMSEVLGMIDSPSCLTMPNHSWELGEEEEEEQSSVFELAVQSPMLSSSNPSMSSTPLKVNVNNRGEEEDGRSLETPDASMGSPTQVEPVMEAERFQRAADMLARHYGGGSFSRSHRSDSASSSSPLSQPKVPYAFPEEEEIKV from the exons ATGAGTCTGGGAAAACTGCCAGGGATTAAAGGCCTAGGGTCGGGCTCTCAGGGGAAGAGGCGCTTTAAGAGCGAACTCTCCGTGGACATGATCAGCCCACCGCTCCCAGACTTTCGCCACACCATGCACGTGGGCCGCGGTGGCGATGTGTTTGGAGACACCTCCTTCCTTAGCAATCATGGGGGCAAAGGGGAACCAGTGAGCCCCGATTCACCCACCAGTAGCACGAAGACCACCCGCTTCTTCTCCCGCACCCTGAGGCATGTACGCAGGTCCCCTGTGCCCCGTGCCAGGATCGGTTCCCGTGACCTTTCACCCCCACCGCCTCCTGTCTCACCCATCATCAAGAACGCCATCTCACTACCCCAGCTGAACATTGACATGCCCAACGGCTACCAGAGGGTGTTGTTCCCCAGCTCAGAGAGCTCCCCAGATGCCTCCCTCTACAGCTACG GTCTGCAGTCTGGTTTCGTCACACTACCCCGCCACTCCCGCCTTGATAAACAGCTGCAGGACGGCACCGGACTGTTCGCTCAGGACTTTCGCTGTGGCTCGCTCCCAGACAACGGCTTCGCTCTAACGCGCTCCGACTCCTTCACCTCGTTCACAGTGGACCTTGGCCCCTCCCTCATGAGTGAGGTTCTGGGCATGATTGACAGCCCCAGTTGCCTCACTATGCCCAATCACAGCTGGGAGttgggggaagaggaagaggaggagcagagctCTGTGTTTGAGCTGGCTGTGCAGAGCCCCATGCTAAGCTCATCAAACCCTTCCATGTCAAGCACTCCACTCAAAGTGAATGTGAacaacaggggagaggaggaggatgggaggtctCTTGAGACACCAGATGCATCTATGGGGTCTCCTACACAGGTAGAACCAGTTATGGAAGCTGAGAGGTTCCAGAGAGCAGCTGACATGCTGGCGCGTCACTACGGGGGAGGCTCCTTCTCCAGGAGTCATCGCAGCgattctgcctcctcctcctcacctctcagCCAGCCTAAAGTCCCCTACGCCTTCCCTGAGGAAGAAGAGATCAAAGTCTGA